Within Bdellovibrionales bacterium, the genomic segment CTATCAGGTTTTATATCAATTTTTTTATCCATAGCTTGGCTCTTCCCAAATTTCATTTGTTCCCTTGTAAAGTAATAGACGGAATCTGATTTCCAACTTAATATTGTACGGGGTTCGCTTTTTTCTCATATAGGGTAAAAAATTCCTTTGGGGGACGTAAAAATGCCGGGTTCAGTTCTCAAAAACGCTTTAATCTATCTGAATTTTGTCCTTGTCCTGTTCAGCTTTTCAGCCGAGGCCTCAGATTTCAATTTTAACAACGTCAATGAGGCCGATCTAAAAAAGATTATCGGTGATTTCTCGGGAAATTTTGTCCACACATCGGTGAGCGGAGCCAGTTCTCTGGGAAGAGTCTTTGGATTCGAATTGGGCCTTGCTGGTGGAATATCCACAACTCCCGGCCTTAATTCCCTCATCAAGAAATCTGACCCTTTGGCAGAAGACGCCCATCTCATTCATGGAGGCATTATCGCCCAGGTCTCCATACCGTTTGGTCTTACCTTTGAAGGCAGCGCAATCCCTTCAATAGGAAATGACACAATGAAAATCACAACCACCAATTTTGGCCTCCGCTGGACAATGACAGATACAATTTTTAATCTTCCATTTAGCTTGGCCTTAAAAGCACACACGTCTCGGACCTCTCTTCGCTTTGCTACTGTTATCAATAACAGTAGCACTGCAAATCTACCTGTAGACTCAAAATTAGAACTGGCGAGTTCCTCAAATGGCCTCGCATTGGTCCTGAGCAAAGAATTGTTGATTTTTGAGCCCTATTTGGGAATCGGAGTGTTAAAATCCTCAGGCGAATTTCGCATCCTTGGTTCTGGAAATATCTTTGACAGCAGCCTGACCACAGAGCAGGCGGCAAACGCTTCCACAAGCGGAATTCATTTTTTTGGAGGAGCAGAAGTTAAGCTGTTTTTCTTAAAGGCCGGTTTAGAGTACAGCAAGACGATCGACGTCACTCGCGTGACTGGAAAGTTGGCCTTGTCATTTTAGGTTTCTGAGCAAACAAATTGACTTTTTATCATGCCAACTCTATTGGGCTGTATGAAACAAGCTCAGTTTTCCTGCGAAATCGCACCTCTCTGTTCTGGCTGCCCCACTCATCATCTGGATTTTGAAATCCAGACTTCTCTCAAAATAAACCAACTTTTGAGCAAGCTTGAAAAGCTTGGGTTGAGTCTAAAATTCAAGCCAAAGATCCATTCGATCGCCCTGGGTGGGCTTCGCGATCGTACTGATTTAGTCATTGAATCAACTGACAATGAAAATCACATTGGGCTCTATCATATCAACTCAAAAAATGTTCTTGATATGCCAGATTGCCCGCAACTTTCCCCTTCTCTTCGGAAATGGTTCAAAGAATTCAGAAAAGATCTGCCTCCCATCAAACGAGGCTCCGTTCGATTGCGAACATCTCCGGCCGAAAGATTCGGCGTGTGGCTTGATTTTTCAAATAAAGACGTAAAGGGTCTTTTAGACGAACAAAATTGGCTCTTGCGCCTGATGAAAAAAGCACAAGTTGAGATAGGCCAAAAGCGAAAAGCCCTCTACTTGGAGAATGGACGACTCTCGTTAGGTAAACCAAGGCATGACCCTTGGTTTGAAACTTATGATTTGTCGGGAAGAAGTATTCCGCTTTATTGTTCAATAGCTTCTTTCACTCAGCCGGGATTCAGAGCAAATCTTCGACTGGTCAACGAAGTCGTTAAGTCTGTCCTTGAGTGCGGAGGAAAACGTTGGATTGAGCTCTTTTGTGGCGTCGGAAATTTCACAATTCCGTTGGCTATGGAGAAAATTGAAATGACGGGCTTCGATGTGGATCGTTTCGCACTCGCTGGAGCTCAAAGGTCGATCTCAGAACTCAAGTCCCCCATTATGTGTGATTTTAAGTACGGAAACGCAAACAAAAAGCTAGCGATTCCTCGATTGGATTCCTATGACGGCCTATTGGTTGATCCACCTCGGTCCGGCCTCAAAAGCGTTCTCGATCATATCAAAGACCATGATCGAAAGTGTCGTCCTCGTCATTTGGTCTATGTTTCTTGTCACACTCCGAGCCTTTGCTCAGACTTAGCCATTTTATTTGATCTGGGATATCAGTTGGTGCGGGCTACCGGCATCGATCAGTTCCCCATGACTCCCCATTGCGAATGGATCGTTTCCCTCAGTCAACTTCCCACTTAAATCATGAAGAAGAGGTCACCACTCTCCTCTGGGGAATAGGAAGGTCTATGGCTTCCTTGTCGAGCCTCTTCTTCAAATTTATGATAAATTGCGTTTTAAATTCAAAATAAGTTTCGGTATTGGTCCAGACACAGAATTTGAGAGAAATGGAAGAATCCCCA encodes:
- a CDS encoding class I SAM-dependent RNA methyltransferase — protein: MPTLLGCMKQAQFSCEIAPLCSGCPTHHLDFEIQTSLKINQLLSKLEKLGLSLKFKPKIHSIALGGLRDRTDLVIESTDNENHIGLYHINSKNVLDMPDCPQLSPSLRKWFKEFRKDLPPIKRGSVRLRTSPAERFGVWLDFSNKDVKGLLDEQNWLLRLMKKAQVEIGQKRKALYLENGRLSLGKPRHDPWFETYDLSGRSIPLYCSIASFTQPGFRANLRLVNEVVKSVLECGGKRWIELFCGVGNFTIPLAMEKIEMTGFDVDRFALAGAQRSISELKSPIMCDFKYGNANKKLAIPRLDSYDGLLVDPPRSGLKSVLDHIKDHDRKCRPRHLVYVSCHTPSLCSDLAILFDLGYQLVRATGIDQFPMTPHCEWIVSLSQLPT